In Lactococcus paracarnosus, a genomic segment contains:
- the xerD gene encoding site-specific tyrosine recombinase XerD — protein sequence MNEKKIKDFINTRQQLSENTKLAYFYDLRAFIKFVDGKPLIQTILNLFQLELRTLAPASQHRKVSTINLFLKYLYKSGDLKQYYELQAITLQPHGKLSQPKQGVRIIDVASYYHRIQKPGDLLVLLILEFGLKPSEIQTLKWADFNWDFKILTVSDKGIKRILPIRERFSRLARPIKNGDELFTKSRQFLHYELKKTTSLSSASLREQYILQRVAEKMSIYKLAESLGLKSIQTLDKYYR from the coding sequence TTGAACGAAAAAAAGATTAAAGACTTCATCAACACGCGACAACAATTATCTGAAAATACTAAGCTTGCATACTTTTATGATTTACGTGCTTTTATCAAGTTTGTTGACGGCAAACCGCTAATACAAACTATTTTAAACCTGTTTCAGCTAGAACTCAGAACACTAGCTCCTGCATCACAGCATCGTAAAGTATCGACGATCAATTTGTTTTTGAAGTATCTTTATAAGAGTGGTGATCTCAAGCAATATTATGAACTCCAAGCGATCACCTTGCAACCTCATGGTAAACTTAGTCAGCCTAAACAAGGCGTCAGAATAATTGATGTCGCTTCTTACTATCATCGGATTCAAAAACCTGGTGATTTGTTAGTGCTACTCATATTAGAGTTTGGTCTTAAGCCATCTGAAATTCAAACGCTTAAATGGGCAGATTTCAATTGGGACTTTAAAATTTTAACAGTATCTGATAAGGGTATCAAACGGATATTGCCAATTAGAGAGCGGTTCTCAAGGTTGGCACGACCTATAAAAAATGGGGATGAACTATTTACAAAATCTCGCCAATTTTTGCATTATGAATTAAAGAAGACAACCTCTCTATCATCTGCTTCATTAAGAGAGCAGTATATCTTACAGCGAGTTGCAGAAAAAATGTCCATTTACAAGTTGGCAGAGAGTTTAGGATTGAAATCAATTCAAACTCTTGATAAATATTACAGATAA
- the cbpB gene encoding cyclic-di-AMP-binding protein CbpB: protein MIDKHIESFLMQQSDTFLKPASEVAVLLSEHNISHAKILLSQYKYSKVPVINQDHEFVGILGWTDIINFEIQHDFFYEKSDRTPISEIVDKDVCTVQKHYELEDILHLLVREPFLPVLNGQAFYGIIPRQEILKAFNAFAHTFTKDYEIIERKKD from the coding sequence ATGATAGATAAGCATATCGAATCTTTCCTGATGCAACAAAGTGATACTTTTTTAAAGCCAGCAAGTGAAGTAGCTGTTTTATTAAGTGAACATAATATTTCACATGCTAAAATTTTGTTAAGTCAATACAAGTATTCTAAAGTACCAGTGATTAACCAGGACCATGAATTTGTCGGTATCTTAGGCTGGACAGATATTATTAATTTTGAAATACAGCATGATTTTTTCTACGAAAAATCTGATAGAACGCCTATTTCAGAAATTGTTGATAAGGATGTCTGTACTGTACAAAAACATTATGAGCTAGAAGATATCTTACATTTATTGGTTAGGGAACCTTTTCTACCCGTTTTAAATGGTCAAGCATTTTACGGTATTATCCCTCGCCAAGAGATATTAAAGGCCTTTAATGCTTTTGCGCATACTTTTACTAAGGATTATGAGATTATTGAACGAAAAAAAGATTAA
- a CDS encoding metallophosphoesterase, giving the protein MIIVMSDSHGESKVIQDIKATYQDEASAIIHCGDSELDATDPIWEGINVVRGNCDFDTLFPESLVISADQAQVFVTHGHLYGVNFGLSHLTDAAQKAGCKLALFGHLHTPIATVEHDILCLNPGSVAQPRGQYKTKMYAKIDITADAYVISYMDLAHQPIVNLQFRLARSSQ; this is encoded by the coding sequence ATGATAATTGTTATGAGTGATTCACATGGTGAATCTAAAGTAATTCAAGATATAAAAGCTACCTATCAAGATGAGGCAAGTGCAATCATCCATTGTGGCGATTCAGAGCTTGATGCGACGGATCCTATTTGGGAAGGCATTAACGTTGTTAGGGGGAATTGCGACTTTGATACGCTATTTCCTGAAAGTCTTGTCATATCTGCAGATCAAGCACAAGTATTTGTCACGCATGGTCATTTATATGGTGTTAATTTTGGCCTATCACATTTGACTGATGCTGCACAAAAAGCGGGCTGTAAGCTTGCATTGTTTGGCCATCTGCATACGCCAATCGCTACGGTTGAGCATGATATCCTGTGCTTAAACCCCGGTAGTGTTGCCCAACCAAGAGGTCAATATAAGACTAAGATGTACGCCAAGATTGACATCACAGCGGATGCCTATGTGATTAGCTATATGGATCTAGCACATCAGCCGATTGTAAATTTACAGTTTAGACTAGCGAGGTCTAGTCAATGA
- a CDS encoding nucleoside-triphosphate diphosphatase — MKKLYKHETKQIFAYVLADERTLIIESIFGDELEIPLYSLFFKYFPKLQGLKIIAVDENPSDIIDLFFQVLRDVTAEEYQYQLSDTLTVSLAGNQIHSETVTLATTQDKSLLIATRNEGKTREFKAFFSHLGYTVKNLNDFPELPDVAETGMTFEENARLKAETISELTGELVLADDSGLMVDVLGGLPGVWSARFAGPHATDAANNAKLLHELASTAVTPEKRTAKFHTTLVVAAPDKPSLVVEGEWLGAIATIPKGDDGFGYDPLFVDEATGKTAAQLTLAQKNKVSHRALALEKLLTKWPDWQKS, encoded by the coding sequence ATGAAAAAACTATATAAGCACGAAACCAAACAGATATTTGCCTATGTACTTGCTGATGAGCGAACGTTAATCATCGAAAGTATCTTTGGAGATGAACTTGAGATACCACTATACAGTCTCTTTTTTAAGTACTTTCCCAAACTGCAAGGTCTAAAAATAATTGCGGTAGATGAAAATCCTTCTGATATCATTGACTTGTTTTTCCAAGTCCTAAGAGACGTAACAGCTGAAGAGTATCAGTATCAGTTAAGCGATACCTTAACAGTTAGCTTAGCAGGCAATCAAATACATTCTGAAACGGTCACTTTAGCAACAACCCAAGATAAATCACTCTTAATTGCAACGCGTAATGAAGGTAAAACACGAGAGTTTAAGGCCTTCTTTAGCCATTTGGGTTATACTGTAAAGAACCTGAATGATTTCCCTGAGTTACCCGATGTTGCAGAAACAGGGATGACATTTGAAGAAAATGCCCGTTTAAAAGCCGAAACGATTTCTGAACTAACAGGTGAGCTGGTGCTTGCGGATGATAGTGGGCTGATGGTAGATGTACTTGGTGGCCTTCCTGGTGTTTGGTCTGCTAGATTTGCTGGCCCACATGCGACAGATGCAGCCAATAATGCAAAACTCTTACATGAGTTAGCTAGCACGGCTGTAACACCAGAAAAACGGACTGCAAAATTCCATACGACCTTGGTTGTTGCCGCACCGGACAAGCCATCTCTTGTTGTTGAAGGAGAGTGGTTAGGCGCCATAGCAACCATTCCAAAAGGGGATGACGGATTTGGTTATGATCCCTTATTCGTTGATGAGGCAACTGGCAAAACTGCAGCACAACTGACATTAGCGCAGAAAAACAAGGTATCCCATCGTGCGCTTGCTCTAGAGAAATTACTTACAAAATGGCCAGATTGGCAGAAATCGTGA
- the racE gene encoding glutamate racemase: protein MDNRPIGFLDSGVGGLTVVKELIRQLPDEEVIYVGDSRRAPYGPRPASQIRQFTWELVNFLLSKDVKMIVFACNTATAVAWEAVKQQLDIPVLGVILPGASAAIKATTTGRIGIIGTEMTIASDIYQKKIHLLSPELIIHSLACPKFAPIVESNETTSSVAKKIVYETLKPLVNRVDTLVLGCTHYPLLRPIIQNVMGDSVKLIDSGAECVRDISVLLNYFEINRERTALKKVHHFYTTASAQSFDDIAENWLAIPVRSRTLRL from the coding sequence ATGGATAATCGCCCAATAGGGTTTTTAGACTCAGGTGTCGGCGGACTGACAGTCGTAAAAGAATTAATACGCCAATTACCAGATGAAGAAGTCATCTATGTAGGTGATTCAAGACGTGCACCATATGGGCCAAGGCCAGCCAGTCAAATACGGCAGTTTACTTGGGAATTAGTTAACTTCCTATTATCAAAAGATGTTAAAATGATTGTCTTTGCTTGTAATACGGCAACTGCTGTTGCATGGGAAGCAGTGAAACAGCAACTTGATATCCCAGTTTTAGGGGTTATCTTACCAGGTGCTAGTGCGGCTATAAAAGCAACGACTACTGGGAGAATTGGTATTATCGGTACTGAAATGACGATTGCATCTGATATCTATCAGAAAAAAATTCATTTATTATCTCCAGAATTGATTATCCATTCATTAGCTTGCCCTAAATTTGCACCTATAGTGGAATCAAATGAGACCACATCAAGTGTCGCTAAAAAAATCGTCTATGAAACATTAAAGCCACTGGTTAACCGAGTAGATACATTGGTACTAGGGTGTACACACTATCCTTTATTAAGACCAATCATTCAAAATGTCATGGGAGATTCGGTCAAACTGATTGATAGTGGTGCTGAATGTGTCAGAGATATCTCAGTATTGCTTAATTATTTTGAGATAAATCGTGAGCGAACTGCATTAAAAAAAGTACATCATTTTTATACAACAGCGAGTGCACAATCATTTGATGACATAGCCGAAAATTGGCTTGCAATACCAGTAAGATCGAGGACACTTAGATTATGA
- a CDS encoding YneF family protein: MSIVLAILLIVIAALGGFAGGLFISRRQVKQMLMENPPLNEDAVRTMMSSMGRKPSETQVQQVLRQIRAAAKQADTKK; this comes from the coding sequence ATGTCAATCGTACTAGCTATTTTATTAATTGTTATTGCTGCCCTAGGTGGCTTTGCTGGAGGCTTATTCATTAGCCGTCGCCAAGTTAAACAAATGTTGATGGAAAACCCACCATTAAATGAAGATGCTGTTAGAACGATGATGAGTTCTATGGGCCGCAAACCTAGTGAGACACAAGTACAACAAGTACTACGTCAAATTCGTGCAGCTGCCAAACAAGCTGACACTAAAAAATAA
- a CDS encoding diaminopimelate decarboxylase, which yields MKVPFVNQSQLEEIVATYPTPFHLYDEKGIREKARALNKAFSWNKGFKEFFAVKATPTPAILKILQEENCGVDCASEIELLMSHKLGFKGPDIMFSSNNTPAQEFQYAREIGATINLDAYEHVAFLNEVTSIPETISCRYNPGGVFSLGTDIMDNPEESKFGMTKSQLIQAFKDLKALGVKKFGIHSFLASNTVTNAYYPALAKELFELAVEVVAATDVELDFINLSGGIGVNYLPDQVANDIAVIGEGVRQAYEAVLTPNELGQVKIFTELGRFMLAPHGHLITTVLHMKKTYRDYVGVDASAVNLLRPAMYGSYHHISVSGKETAPETHVYDVVGSLCENNDKFAKQRALPEVKVGDTLVIHDTGAHGFSMGYQYNAKLRSAELLLQSDGTTRLIRRAEKAADYFATLDGFDF from the coding sequence ATGAAAGTACCTTTTGTAAATCAGTCACAGCTTGAAGAGATAGTCGCAACATATCCAACACCTTTTCATCTATATGATGAAAAGGGGATTCGTGAAAAAGCACGTGCACTTAACAAGGCATTTAGCTGGAATAAAGGGTTTAAAGAATTTTTTGCTGTTAAAGCAACACCAACACCAGCTATCTTAAAAATCTTGCAAGAAGAAAATTGTGGTGTCGATTGTGCCTCTGAAATTGAACTGTTGATGTCACATAAACTTGGCTTTAAAGGGCCAGATATTATGTTTTCTTCAAATAATACACCAGCCCAAGAATTTCAGTATGCCAGAGAAATTGGGGCGACCATTAATCTAGATGCTTATGAACATGTTGCGTTTTTGAATGAGGTGACAAGTATTCCTGAGACAATCTCTTGTCGTTATAATCCTGGAGGCGTCTTCTCACTTGGGACTGATATCATGGACAATCCTGAGGAATCTAAATTTGGTATGACCAAGTCCCAGTTAATTCAAGCGTTTAAAGACTTGAAAGCCTTGGGCGTTAAAAAATTTGGTATCCACTCGTTTCTTGCATCTAACACCGTAACAAACGCGTATTATCCCGCACTTGCTAAAGAATTATTTGAGTTAGCAGTTGAAGTCGTTGCAGCAACAGATGTTGAACTTGACTTTATTAACCTATCTGGCGGTATTGGTGTCAATTATCTACCTGATCAGGTGGCAAACGATATCGCTGTCATTGGTGAGGGTGTCAGACAGGCTTATGAAGCTGTTCTTACCCCTAACGAACTTGGACAAGTTAAAATTTTTACAGAACTTGGTCGTTTTATGTTAGCACCCCACGGTCATTTGATTACGACTGTCTTACATATGAAAAAAACGTATCGTGATTATGTTGGAGTTGATGCAAGTGCAGTTAATCTCTTACGTCCTGCCATGTATGGGTCATATCATCATATCAGTGTTTCTGGCAAAGAAACTGCTCCAGAAACGCATGTCTATGATGTGGTCGGCTCATTATGTGAAAACAATGATAAATTTGCCAAACAAAGAGCATTACCAGAAGTTAAAGTTGGTGATACCTTAGTCATCCATGACACAGGTGCCCATGGTTTTTCGATGGGCTATCAGTATAATGCTAAACTACGCTCTGCTGAATTACTGCTTCAATCAGACGGCACAACACGCCTCATTCGTCGGGCAGAAAAAGCAGCAGATTACTTTGCGACTTTAGATGGCTTTGATTTCTAA
- the trmFO gene encoding methylenetetrahydrofolate--tRNA-(uracil(54)-C(5))-methyltransferase (FADH(2)-oxidizing) TrmFO, translated as MSNHINVIGAGLAGSEAAYQIAKRGIPVKLYEMRGVKPTPQHKTTDFAELVCSNSLRGDSITNAVGLLKEEMRQLDSIIIKSADDTRVPAGGALAVDREGFAAHVTAQISSHPLIEVIRAEMTEIPNDEITVIASGPLTSDTLANKIHELNDGSGFYFYDAAAPIVDVSTIDMSKVYLKSRYDKGEAAYLNAPMSKEEFTAFQEALVTAEVAELNAFEKEKYFEACMPIEVMAARGFKTMLFGPMKPVGLENPNEIYTVTKRDGTTYETNVPYAVVQLRQDDAAASLYNIVGFQTHLKWGEQKRIFRMIPGLENAEFVRYGVMHRNSYMDSPNLLTQTLRSKKQKNLFFAGQMTGVEGYVESAASGLVAGINAAKLFKEEASVIFPETTAIGSLPYYVTHANSKNFQPMNVNFGIIKELEGERIRDKKERYTAVAERALTALKPYLEV; from the coding sequence ATGTCAAACCATATTAATGTTATCGGAGCCGGTCTTGCTGGTTCTGAAGCTGCCTACCAAATTGCCAAGCGTGGCATCCCTGTCAAGCTTTACGAAATGCGTGGTGTCAAGCCAACACCCCAACATAAAACAACTGATTTTGCAGAGCTCGTTTGTTCAAATTCTTTGCGTGGAGATTCAATAACTAACGCTGTTGGTCTTTTGAAAGAAGAGATGCGCCAACTGGATAGTATCATTATCAAGTCAGCAGATGACACACGTGTCCCTGCTGGTGGTGCCTTAGCTGTTGACCGCGAAGGCTTTGCAGCACATGTGACAGCACAAATTTCTAGCCATCCCCTAATCGAAGTTATCCGAGCCGAAATGACTGAGATCCCAAATGATGAAATTACTGTCATTGCCTCAGGTCCCTTAACATCTGATACCTTAGCCAATAAAATACATGAGTTAAATGATGGCAGTGGCTTTTATTTCTATGATGCAGCAGCCCCTATCGTAGATGTCAGTACCATCGACATGAGCAAGGTCTATCTGAAGTCCCGTTATGACAAAGGTGAGGCTGCCTATCTTAATGCCCCGATGTCAAAAGAGGAATTTACCGCCTTTCAAGAAGCATTGGTTACAGCTGAGGTTGCTGAGTTAAACGCGTTTGAAAAGGAAAAATACTTTGAAGCCTGCATGCCGATTGAAGTGATGGCAGCGCGTGGTTTCAAAACGATGTTATTTGGACCGATGAAACCAGTTGGTCTTGAAAATCCAAACGAAATCTATACAGTGACAAAACGCGATGGCACGACGTATGAAACAAATGTGCCGTATGCTGTTGTTCAGCTTCGTCAAGATGATGCTGCTGCCAGTCTTTACAATATCGTTGGCTTCCAAACTCACCTTAAGTGGGGTGAGCAAAAACGTATTTTCCGGATGATTCCAGGACTAGAAAATGCTGAATTTGTCAGATATGGCGTCATGCATCGTAACTCTTACATGGATTCACCGAATCTATTAACGCAAACACTTAGATCTAAAAAACAAAAGAATCTCTTTTTTGCGGGTCAAATGACTGGTGTAGAGGGCTATGTAGAATCAGCAGCATCTGGTTTAGTCGCGGGCATCAATGCAGCAAAATTATTCAAAGAAGAAGCGTCAGTTATCTTCCCAGAAACAACAGCTATTGGCTCACTACCTTATTATGTCACACATGCTAATAGTAAAAACTTCCAACCGATGAATGTTAACTTTGGTATTATCAAAGAACTTGAAGGGGAGCGTATTCGCGATAAAAAAGAGCGTTATACTGCAGTTGCAGAACGTGCACTTACAGCCTTGAAACCCTATCTGGAAGTCTAA
- a CDS encoding bacteriocin immunity protein, producing the protein MEKKSKELFELLDSAYNDPEIKNDVLLKIILDAAGSLEKEEKYEDVVQNLSRNISKNYRNLPEKLTSIYKFIQADVKPLKLNSKELRDKAIADGAMSMILF; encoded by the coding sequence ATGGAAAAGAAATCAAAAGAATTATTTGAGCTCTTAGATTCGGCATATAACGACCCTGAGATAAAAAATGATGTATTGTTAAAAATAATTTTAGATGCAGCAGGTAGTCTGGAAAAAGAAGAGAAATATGAAGATGTTGTTCAAAATTTATCTCGAAATATTTCTAAAAATTACCGTAACCTTCCTGAAAAATTAACATCTATCTATAAATTTATTCAAGCAGATGTTAAACCGTTAAAGTTAAATTCAAAAGAGCTCAGGGACAAAGCGATAGCCGATGGTGCAATGTCAATGATATTATTTTAA
- a CDS encoding sensor histidine kinase: MKAHGHLLGRFIQEKTGELTAFFVTEGLIALILVLEGLDLTLFWVAFFTPFLVFLVFQVLGYIKFIRLHQFLTAVDVTTLPDFPDSSRLGRDYQALIFELNDNSQKKYQALAAFDKDLLDLTKLWTHQMKVPLSALDLMVQTDRLTNHDVENQVVELDNYITILLSYLRLQHTATDFRFETFDVADVVHVIIKKYANQFILKDLSVSVIGSWQITSDKKWLSVAIEQLINNAVKYTKTGSVAITLDHSIDISDTGIGILAEDIPRIFEHGFTGFNGRKYQKSTGLGLYLTQDILKKLAFDIHISSQIEKGTTVHISKHIPVL; encoded by the coding sequence ATGAAAGCACATGGTCATCTTTTAGGCAGGTTTATTCAGGAGAAAACAGGTGAATTAACGGCATTTTTTGTAACAGAAGGATTGATTGCCTTAATTTTGGTGCTAGAGGGGCTCGATCTAACCTTATTTTGGGTTGCCTTCTTTACCCCTTTTCTGGTCTTTCTGGTTTTTCAAGTACTAGGTTATATTAAGTTCATACGTTTGCATCAGTTTTTGACAGCCGTTGATGTGACAACATTACCTGATTTTCCAGATTCAAGTAGGCTTGGTCGGGACTACCAAGCCTTGATTTTTGAGTTAAACGATAACAGTCAAAAAAAATATCAAGCATTAGCAGCCTTTGATAAAGACTTACTTGATTTGACAAAGTTATGGACACACCAAATGAAGGTTCCCCTTTCTGCGCTTGATTTAATGGTGCAAACAGATAGGTTAACCAATCACGACGTGGAGAACCAAGTGGTTGAGTTGGATAATTATATCACGATTTTATTAAGTTATTTACGCCTGCAACATACTGCGACCGATTTTCGTTTTGAGACATTTGATGTCGCAGATGTGGTACATGTCATCATCAAAAAGTATGCCAATCAATTTATTTTGAAAGATCTATCCGTCTCTGTCATCGGTTCTTGGCAGATAACGAGTGATAAGAAGTGGTTATCTGTTGCCATAGAACAGCTAATTAATAACGCTGTAAAGTATACTAAAACAGGTAGTGTTGCGATCACACTGGACCACTCGATCGATATTTCTGATACAGGAATCGGTATCTTAGCAGAAGATATACCCAGAATTTTCGAACATGGCTTTACAGGCTTTAATGGCAGAAAATATCAAAAATCTACTGGACTAGGCTTATATTTGACTCAGGATATCTTGAAAAAACTTGCCTTTGATATTCACATTAGCAGTCAGATTGAAAAGGGGACGACTGTACACATTAGTAAACATATACCCGTTTTATAA
- a CDS encoding DNA-binding response regulator — MRNKIFIVEDDPTIVKLLRERLQEEFLVKATDNFRSVTSEINEHQPDLVLMDITLPYFNGFYWTTEIRKVSQVPIIFISSATDEMNAVMAMNMGADDFVSKPFSVDVLIAKMNALLRRTKVQVSNLVFGRYTLDLTGNFSDGQSMITLTRTETVILKSLFEKVGIVVDKQTILKQLWESDAYIDANTLNVNMSRLRKKLLGLNFQAIHTVRGVGYVVK, encoded by the coding sequence ATGAGAAATAAAATTTTTATCGTTGAAGATGATCCAACCATTGTCAAATTGTTACGTGAACGACTACAAGAAGAGTTTTTGGTAAAAGCAACAGACAACTTTCGTTCAGTGACGTCAGAGATTAATGAGCATCAACCAGATTTAGTGCTCATGGATATTACATTGCCTTACTTTAATGGGTTTTATTGGACGACAGAAATTCGAAAAGTAAGCCAAGTACCGATTATCTTTATATCAAGCGCAACAGATGAAATGAACGCAGTCATGGCCATGAATATGGGAGCCGATGATTTTGTCAGTAAGCCATTTTCAGTCGACGTGCTGATTGCTAAAATGAATGCCCTTTTGCGGAGAACTAAAGTGCAAGTGAGTAACTTGGTATTTGGTCGTTATACGCTTGACTTAACAGGAAATTTTTCAGATGGTCAATCGATGATTACCTTGACGAGAACTGAGACTGTCATTCTGAAAAGTCTATTTGAAAAAGTGGGTATCGTCGTTGATAAACAAACTATTTTAAAACAACTCTGGGAAAGTGATGCTTACATCGATGCCAATACCCTAAATGTCAACATGAGTCGACTTAGAAAAAAATTATTAGGGCTAAATTTTCAAGCGATCCATACAGTTAGAGGTGTGGGGTATGTTGTGAAATGA
- a CDS encoding FtsX-like permease family protein: MMFYIKLAVRNFKKSLTNFAPFLLATTVMFAMTFIIANISFSNDLDKLAGAQYAKFMLIAGLVIVVFFSIIIVSYSYRFLLKQRTREFGLYNILGLNKRQISTISFWELVIAFSLTVITGTVVGLILSQFLFLVFTKIIGEAYFNLGISVFAIELSVITFFIIFCLLMCFAFFTIRKHSAISLLKDSSRGEREPRGRLFVAILSVLFLGTAYYMAITIKNPLVALMIFFIAALLVIIGTYLLYIGATIFVLKRQKANKAYYYKPEHFITTSSMLYRMKTNAVGLANITILVTMTFVTIATSVALFVGVQDVIKDLFPKNTDVKVFGSDIKQNTTKLDTFIKDNKLGNKSRLTYSSFSTSTDFQPDQAKHVKITTETSVTKDYAALLFVTRKDMIALGNTIPEVSDNQVLMYNLKSNRDVKTMDWYGEKLSVIKASGKLKNLPNPYNVYITVVKDDQELIKLTDLFNKSNVIKSKDGSTRSQTIIINTDTLFNLSEKNQAILLAKENDTVRVSTKTDVSKMMNGITGGFLFIGFLLGMTFILGAALIIYYKQISEGAEDKRSYRILQEIGLTKKEVKQVIDSQVLIVFFMPIVVSIIHFSAAFLMIDKLIKLFGVSNTSIIAKVSIITIAIISIIYYLIYRKTSKIYYRIVER; encoded by the coding sequence ATGATGTTTTATATCAAACTTGCTGTTCGTAATTTTAAAAAATCATTGACAAATTTTGCACCATTCTTACTAGCCACAACCGTCATGTTTGCCATGACCTTTATCATCGCAAATATCTCGTTTTCTAATGATTTAGATAAGCTGGCTGGTGCGCAATATGCCAAGTTCATGCTGATAGCTGGACTCGTCATCGTTGTTTTCTTTTCGATTATCATCGTTAGCTATAGTTATCGATTCTTACTGAAACAACGGACTAGAGAGTTTGGACTATATAATATTCTTGGACTCAACAAGCGACAGATTTCAACCATTTCTTTTTGGGAACTTGTCATTGCTTTCTCTTTAACAGTTATCACTGGGACGGTTGTTGGATTAATTCTATCCCAATTTTTATTTTTAGTCTTTACCAAAATCATTGGAGAAGCCTATTTTAACCTAGGAATTTCAGTTTTTGCGATTGAACTTAGTGTCATCACGTTTTTCATCATTTTTTGTTTACTCATGTGCTTTGCTTTCTTCACAATCCGTAAACATTCTGCGATTAGTCTTTTAAAAGATAGTAGTCGTGGTGAACGAGAACCTCGTGGCCGACTATTCGTCGCAATACTTAGTGTTTTGTTTCTAGGTACTGCCTACTATATGGCAATTACGATCAAGAATCCACTGGTTGCCTTGATGATATTTTTCATAGCAGCCTTACTCGTTATTATCGGTACCTATTTACTTTACATAGGCGCAACAATTTTTGTATTGAAACGGCAAAAAGCGAATAAAGCCTATTACTACAAACCGGAGCATTTTATTACGACTAGTAGCATGCTTTATCGGATGAAAACAAACGCCGTAGGACTTGCCAATATTACAATTTTAGTAACAATGACTTTCGTTACAATTGCAACATCTGTTGCACTTTTCGTTGGTGTGCAAGATGTTATAAAAGACCTATTTCCTAAAAATACAGATGTTAAAGTATTTGGTAGCGATATCAAACAAAATACAACTAAACTAGATACCTTCATAAAAGACAATAAACTTGGTAACAAGTCGCGATTGACATATTCTAGTTTTTCCACATCTACTGACTTTCAACCTGATCAGGCAAAACATGTTAAAATTACAACAGAGACTTCAGTCACTAAAGATTATGCCGCCTTATTATTCGTGACACGCAAGGATATGATAGCACTTGGCAATACCATTCCAGAAGTTAGCGACAATCAAGTATTAATGTATAATCTTAAAAGCAATCGTGATGTTAAAACAATGGATTGGTACGGGGAAAAGCTCTCAGTCATCAAAGCATCAGGTAAGCTAAAAAATCTACCTAACCCATATAATGTTTATATCACGGTTGTAAAAGACGACCAAGAACTGATTAAACTGACTGATCTGTTTAATAAAAGTAATGTGATCAAGTCTAAGGATGGCAGCACGAGAAGTCAGACCATTATTATCAATACAGATACACTGTTCAATCTATCCGAGAAAAACCAAGCAATCTTATTGGCTAAAGAAAATGATACGGTTCGCGTCTCAACTAAAACGGATGTCAGTAAAATGATGAATGGCATAACTGGTGGTTTTCTATTTATCGGTTTTCTATTAGGGATGACGTTTATTCTCGGTGCTGCCTTAATCATTTACTATAAACAGATTTCCGAAGGAGCTGAGGATAAGAGAAGCTATCGTATTTTACAAGAGATTGGACTGACTAAAAAAGAAGTGAAACAGGTAATAGATTCACAAGTATTGATTGTCTTCTTTATGCCAATTGTGGTGAGTATTATTCACTTTTCAGCGGCTTTCTTGATGATTGACAAGTTAATCAAACTCTTTGGTGTATCTAATACGTCAATTATTGCAAAAGTGAGTATCATCACGATTGCAATCATCTCAATTATCTATTACTTGATCTATAGGAAGACGTCTAAAATCTACTATCGAATTGTAGAAAGATAA